ACAGCTCAAGTGTTTTTTACTTGATTGCATGGTGctattgttttttattacaTACTGATCTATATATTCTTTGAGTCTATTCTTAAAAGCTGATATTAATTTGTGTGACTGTGACCTTAATTAACAGGTGCATGTTTTCTCACCTGATAAAGATTGTTCTTCAATGGTTGGCAAAAAATGTCAAGAACATCTTCAAGCAAAATCATCATCAATATCGCCTTCAACTACGGATGATAATAATGATTTACCACCTGGTTTTAGACCCATTATTGATGTCTCTAGAATTCCTCAAATTAAATGGAAATGTCCTCCTTCGGTAATGACATGttagaaatttataaaaataaatgttgaatCTTTTCCATCTTGTCTTGCCCTTTCATGTTTTACACTCACCGTACcatgttttcttttatattttttatattctttttagtttgttggttttatattatttgttctCCTTcataaatttgtatatttatacTTTTGAATACAGGTTGTTTTGAATTCTGGGTGGCGTATGGCAGCTGGTGAAGAAAGTACAGAGAAAGATAATCAGAAGCAAAGAGAACTGAAAAAGCTTGAAGCAGTTTATCCTCGTGATTCTCACATTCCTGCTGAGTAcgtaaaatatcatatttatcgAGAAAGTCTTGCGCAGTACTAAtttgtttccctttttcttactaaaattgaattcattttatttttcttccttttgttgCATAGTCCTTTTGTTTCTTCGGATGTGGAGAATGAATTAGGTTACGATGATAGCGACACTCCTCTGGTCCCTCTTGAGTCCGAAGAGGATGTGGAGAATGAATTAGGTTACGATGATAGCGACAGTACTCCTCTGGTCCCTCTTGAGTCCAAAGAGGATATTGCTATTTCAACAGTACCCCCGTCAAATCTGGGGGAGGCAGATGTTGCTACAGCTTTGGCTACTGTAATGGCCATCGTAAAACACAATGAGGAACCAGGGAACTCCATTATTGATGCGAATTTCATCCTTCGATTGGCCAATGACCCGAAAATGTTGAAAGAATTGACTGATTCAAACAATAATAATCCTGAAAATGCATCTCTCACTATGCCTGCACCTCCTCAAATTACAGCAACAGCACAAACATCTCCACCACCTTCTCTGAAACGAGGAACAAAGCGAGCAATACCATCTGGGAGCGAAAGGAAAAGTTGCTCCGAACAGGCGTGGCCCTCTGGTGGTTCAGTGTCTTCGTCTCAACCACGTGTTGTGAAGAAAGATGTGGATTATTATAGGAACCAAGTAACAAAAAATGACTCTGGCAAGGTTAATAAACAATGCAAATTCTACAACACTTCGAAGGGTTGCCGCAATGGCTCTCGTTGTCGCTTTCAGCATACCTCAGTTTGGAAGATGTGAAATTATTCTGATGGTGGAGGCATATGGAGACTAAGAAATGGGaaactgtttttattttaatatttatgtaggGTTAAGTTTAAGTACCTgtgtttttctttctaatattGGGAAACCCCGATAAAGTTTACCTTGAACCTTGAGTGGATGCTTTGGTAATTCTTAATTTGACGGAATCAATGGTGGGATTTAGAAATTGGAGTTagcttttttatatttctaaaatttgaatgaaCAGGTGTTTTCGTTGACACcactcctattttttttttttataaataaaaggtaattattattattattgaaaaaaatagtatttcagttatgaattttgttttatatttttcagatttataattttttgctaACTGTTTGCTTTTTACTAACAGGATAAACTTATAAGGTGTTGTAAAATTAGATAActaaattcaccaaaaaaagtatagttaactaatatataattttaaatgcctaatgtgatgataaaaaaatattttgtaagaaaaaataagatctagataataataataataataataataataataataataataataatagaggaTAACTTAGAAAGATTAATTTGAAAAACgagttattttgtttataaagaattataaatgtttacaattcaaggaaaataataatgggatgattgattgatttgtaaaaataaaaataatatataacaagTACATAAAATGTTGTTCAAGATGTCAATtccataaaaaa
The nucleotide sequence above comes from Glycine soja cultivar W05 chromosome 11, ASM419377v2, whole genome shotgun sequence. Encoded proteins:
- the LOC114373954 gene encoding zinc finger CCCH domain-containing protein 30-like, with the protein product MDRSKNSKTVRWAQESSLREVHVFSPDKDCSSMVGKKCQEHLQAKSSSISPSTTDDNNDLPPGFRPIIDVSRIPQIKWKCPPSVVLNSGWRMAAGEESTEKDNQKQRELKKLEAVYPRDSHIPADPFVSSDVENELGYDDSDTPLVPLESEEDVENELGYDDSDSTPLVPLESKEDIAISTVPPSNLGEADVATALATVMAIVKHNEEPGNSIIDANFILRLANDPKMLKELTDSNNNNPENASLTMPAPPQITATAQTSPPPSLKRGTKRAIPSGSERKSCSEQAWPSGGSVSSSQPRVVKKDVDYYRNQVTKNDSGKVNKQCKFYNTSKGCRNGSRCRFQHTSVWKM